Proteins encoded within one genomic window of Amycolatopsis sp. 2-15:
- a CDS encoding STAS domain-containing protein encodes MLTTPQLQVAIREALRDAPTVLVLDLTEVAFFSSAAIRAVIEARDATGDHIELRLAGGHYLARTLADVPSRRIRPGREP; translated from the coding sequence GTGCTCACTACGCCCCAGCTGCAGGTCGCGATCCGCGAAGCGCTCCGCGATGCCCCGACAGTGCTGGTACTCGATCTGACCGAGGTCGCGTTCTTCTCCTCAGCCGCGATCCGCGCAGTCATCGAGGCCCGCGACGCCACCGGCGACCACATCGAGCTGCGGCTTGCGGGCGGGCACTACCTCGCCCGCACCCTAGCTGATGTCCCCAGCCGGCGAATCCGACCCGGCCGCGAACCATGA
- a CDS encoding ArsR/SmtB family transcription factor yields the protein MTVEHQHRTPVRVTLLLAEPAAVVTDTDATDAAKLFKALADPLRIRLVSLIRHSPGGEACFCDLAEEFDMPQPTLSHHLRVLVSAGILTRERRGTWSWYSLVPEPLESLQKLLQAGGPLVDRLAPVDNAGRENRC from the coding sequence ATGACGGTCGAGCACCAGCACAGGACCCCGGTCCGGGTCACCCTCCTGCTCGCCGAACCCGCCGCCGTCGTCACCGACACCGACGCCACCGACGCGGCCAAGCTCTTCAAAGCCCTCGCCGACCCCCTGCGCATCCGACTCGTGTCCCTCATCCGCCACTCACCCGGCGGCGAAGCCTGTTTCTGCGACCTCGCCGAAGAGTTCGACATGCCCCAGCCGACGCTGAGCCACCACCTGCGCGTCCTCGTCTCCGCCGGCATCCTCACCCGCGAACGCCGAGGCACCTGGAGCTGGTACAGCCTCGTCCCTGAGCCACTGGAAAGCCTGCAGAAGCTGCTGCAAGCCGGCGGGCCACTCGTCGACCGCCTCGCCCCCGTCGACAACGCCGGGCGCGAAAACCGCTGCTGA
- a CDS encoding arsenate reductase ArsC: protein MTRVPEVLFVCVHNAGRSQMAAALLQHHALGRVAVRSAGSEPADKVNPAAAQALAEWGLDIATEVPTKLSTDDVESSDVVITMGCGDTCPVFPGKRYEDWPLDDPAGQGVDAVRPIRDEIDRRIRGLLAELLDA, encoded by the coding sequence GTGACCCGAGTGCCCGAAGTGTTGTTCGTGTGTGTGCACAACGCCGGTCGTTCACAGATGGCGGCGGCGTTGTTGCAGCACCACGCCCTGGGCCGGGTCGCGGTCCGCTCGGCGGGCTCGGAGCCGGCGGACAAAGTCAACCCGGCGGCCGCGCAAGCCCTGGCGGAGTGGGGGTTGGACATCGCCACCGAGGTGCCGACCAAGCTGTCCACCGACGACGTCGAGTCGTCGGACGTGGTGATCACCATGGGCTGCGGAGACACGTGCCCGGTGTTCCCGGGCAAGCGCTACGAGGACTGGCCCCTGGACGACCCGGCCGGCCAAGGCGTGGACGCGGTGCGCCCGATCCGGGACGAGATCGACCGGCGGATCCGTGGCCTGCTCGCCGAGCTGCTCGATGCGTGA
- the arsB gene encoding ACR3 family arsenite efflux transporter: protein MTQTADKTATPADADVLRKLSFLDRFLPVWIIAAMALGLLLGSVVPGLQGVLDAVKIGQVSLPIALGLLLMMYPVLAKVRYDKLDTVTRDKRTMVLSLLMNWILGPALMFALAWLLLPDLPEYRTGLIIVGLARCIAMVIIWNDLACGDREAAAVLVALNSVFQVIMFGVLGWFYLDVLPGWLGLQSQSISFSPWEIALSVVIFLGIPLVAGYLSRRIGERTKGRAWYESKYLPKVGPVALYGLLFTIVMLFALQGDNITSRPLDVARIALPLLVYFAIMWSGGYLLGKASGLSYSRTTTLAFTAAGNNFELAIAVAIGVFGVTSGQALAGVVGPLIEVPVLVGLVYVSLWLRKRWADKAVDAPN, encoded by the coding sequence GTGACCCAGACCGCCGACAAGACCGCGACTCCGGCCGACGCCGACGTTCTGCGCAAACTGTCCTTCCTGGACCGGTTCCTGCCGGTGTGGATCATCGCCGCGATGGCGCTCGGGCTGCTCCTGGGCAGCGTGGTGCCCGGGCTGCAGGGCGTGTTGGACGCGGTGAAGATCGGGCAGGTGTCGCTGCCGATCGCGCTCGGACTGCTGCTGATGATGTACCCGGTTCTGGCCAAGGTCCGCTACGACAAGCTCGACACCGTCACCCGCGACAAGCGCACGATGGTGCTCTCGCTGCTGATGAACTGGATTCTCGGGCCGGCGCTGATGTTCGCACTGGCGTGGCTGCTGCTGCCGGACCTGCCCGAGTACCGCACCGGGCTGATCATCGTCGGGCTCGCCCGCTGTATCGCCATGGTGATCATCTGGAACGACCTCGCCTGCGGCGACCGCGAAGCCGCCGCGGTACTGGTCGCGTTGAACTCGGTGTTCCAGGTGATCATGTTCGGGGTGCTGGGCTGGTTCTATCTCGACGTGCTGCCCGGCTGGCTGGGCCTGCAAAGCCAGAGCATCAGCTTCTCCCCGTGGGAGATCGCGCTGTCGGTGGTGATCTTCCTCGGCATCCCGCTCGTGGCGGGCTACCTCTCGCGCCGGATCGGGGAACGCACCAAGGGTCGCGCCTGGTACGAGAGCAAGTACCTGCCCAAGGTCGGGCCGGTCGCGCTGTACGGGCTGCTGTTCACCATCGTCATGCTGTTCGCGTTGCAGGGTGACAACATCACCTCTCGGCCGCTGGACGTCGCGCGGATCGCGCTGCCGTTGCTGGTCTACTTCGCGATCATGTGGAGCGGCGGCTATCTGCTGGGCAAGGCCTCCGGGCTGTCCTACTCGCGCACGACGACGCTGGCGTTCACCGCGGCGGGCAACAACTTCGAACTCGCCATCGCCGTGGCGATCGGAGTGTTCGGCGTGACGTCCGGGCAGGCGCTGGCCGGGGTGGTCGGGCCGCTGATCGAGGTGCCTGTCCTCGTTGGGCTGGTCTACGTGAGCCTGTGGCTGCGCAAGCGCTGGGCCGACAAGGCCGTCGACGCGCCGAACTGA
- a CDS encoding ArsR/SmtB family transcription factor: protein MPDSTPPPGACCAPLAEAPLSAEDAADLATGFKALGDPVRLRLLSLICTSDDGARVSDLAAAFQVSGPTISHHLKLLREAGLVDDAERRGTSIHYRPRSEALNVLADRLAAPPTHG from the coding sequence GTGCCCGACTCGACGCCTCCGCCCGGCGCCTGCTGCGCGCCGTTGGCGGAGGCGCCGTTGTCGGCTGAGGATGCCGCGGATCTGGCGACGGGGTTCAAGGCTTTGGGCGACCCGGTCCGGCTGCGGCTGCTCTCGCTGATCTGCACCAGCGACGACGGCGCGCGCGTGAGCGATCTGGCCGCAGCATTCCAAGTCTCCGGGCCGACGATCTCGCACCACCTGAAACTGCTGCGCGAAGCCGGCCTGGTCGACGACGCCGAGCGCCGCGGCACGTCGATCCATTACCGGCCCCGGAGTGAGGCGCTGAACGTGTTAGCCGATCGGCTGGCAGCACCGCCGACGCACGGGTGA
- a CDS encoding flavin-containing monooxygenase: MLTLLAPARHSSLPGLPFPGDPDHYPHCDEVVDYLRRYAARLDADIRTRHRVTTVARDGDGFTVRAGNGATFAAPAVIAATGGFSRPHRPALPGLGRFTGTVLHSAEYRTPEPFAGQRVIVVGAGNSAVQIAAELAAHATVTVATRALVRFAPQRPLGRDVHFWSAAHFWSAAVGSDHLPIGHLLRTKPASPVVDAGVCRAAIVAGRPDQRRMFTHVEGNTGHWTDGRTDEADTIIFATGFRPNVSYLDGTGALKDGQPRQSRGLSTTVPGLGYAGLEWQRRFASATLRGVEGDAAYVVTRLATTMSPVRRRCCQPIG, translated from the coding sequence ATCCTCACCCTGCTTGCCCCGGCCCGCCACAGCAGCCTGCCCGGTCTCCCCTTCCCCGGCGACCCCGACCACTACCCGCACTGCGACGAGGTCGTGGACTACTTGCGCCGCTACGCCGCGCGCCTCGACGCCGACATCCGGACCCGCCACCGGGTCACCACCGTTGCCCGCGATGGCGACGGCTTCACGGTGCGGGCCGGCAACGGCGCCACGTTTGCCGCACCGGCGGTGATCGCCGCCACCGGCGGGTTCAGCCGGCCGCACCGGCCCGCTCTGCCCGGGCTCGGCCGCTTCACCGGCACCGTCCTGCACTCGGCCGAGTACCGCACTCCGGAACCGTTCGCGGGACAGCGCGTGATCGTGGTCGGCGCCGGCAACTCCGCGGTGCAGATCGCGGCCGAGCTCGCCGCCCACGCCACCGTCACCGTCGCCACGCGCGCGCTCGTCCGCTTCGCGCCGCAACGCCCCCTCGGGCGCGACGTGCATTTCTGGTCGGCCGCACATTTCTGGTCGGCCGCAGTCGGGTCCGATCACCTGCCGATCGGGCACCTGCTGCGGACGAAACCGGCATCCCCCGTTGTCGACGCCGGGGTGTGCCGGGCTGCGATCGTCGCGGGCCGTCCTGATCAACGGCGTATGTTCACCCACGTCGAGGGCAACACCGGGCACTGGACGGACGGGCGTACCGACGAGGCCGACACCATCATCTTCGCGACCGGATTCCGCCCGAACGTGTCCTATCTGGACGGTACTGGCGCGCTCAAAGACGGGCAGCCCAGGCAGTCGCGGGGCCTGTCCACGACCGTGCCGGGCCTGGGCTACGCCGGGCTGGAATGGCAACGCCGCTTCGCCTCCGCCACCCTGCGCGGCGTCGAGGGAGACGCCGCCTACGTCGTCACCAGGCTGGCCACCACGATGTCACCCGTGCGTCGGCGGTGCTGCCAGCCGATCGGCTAA
- a CDS encoding NAD(P)-binding protein, with protein MTDAHAIVIGGGQAGLAAAHALLTHGLRPVLLDAGAEPVGSWPR; from the coding sequence GTGACCGACGCGCACGCGATCGTCATCGGCGGCGGCCAAGCCGGCCTCGCCGCCGCCCACGCCCTGCTCACCCACGGCCTGCGCCCCGTGTTGCTGGACGCCGGGGCCGAACCGGTCGGGTCGTGGCCGCGCTGA
- a CDS encoding MFS transporter, producing MADTTSAQPATLPASGLRRVLAVLCVTEITSWGILYYAFPVLAPDISRDTGWPAPAVIAALSGAQLVSALAGIAVGRWLDRRGPRTVMTAGSLLAVPAVVLIATAQNLGWFIAAWALAGLAMSAVLYPPAFAALTRWYGPRRVSALTVLTLAAGLASTVFAPLTALLAAHLGWRHTYLVLLVILAVITVPGHLWGLRGPWPQVEHYADAHEHMDPSTVARSGAFRTLVVALSLATFSVFAVVVNLVPLLTERGVGAGTAAVALGLGGAGQVLGRLGYATLTRRTSVRTRTALILLATSLTTALLSVLTSTAALIAAAVIAGMARGVFTLLQATAITDRWGAAHYGRLNGLLSAPMTITMALAPFAGAGLASLFGGYTPAFLVLAAVNVAAAVLAFAANPIRRAS from the coding sequence GTGGCGGACACGACGTCGGCGCAGCCTGCGACGCTTCCGGCGTCCGGGCTGCGCCGGGTCCTGGCAGTCCTGTGCGTCACGGAGATCACCAGCTGGGGCATCCTGTACTACGCGTTCCCGGTGCTGGCACCGGACATCAGCCGGGACACGGGGTGGCCCGCCCCGGCGGTGATCGCCGCGCTCTCGGGGGCGCAGCTGGTGTCGGCCCTAGCCGGGATCGCGGTCGGGCGGTGGCTGGATCGGCGGGGTCCGCGGACGGTGATGACCGCGGGATCGCTGCTGGCGGTGCCGGCGGTGGTGCTGATCGCGACCGCGCAGAACCTGGGGTGGTTCATCGCCGCGTGGGCGCTGGCGGGCCTGGCGATGAGCGCGGTGCTCTACCCGCCCGCATTCGCCGCCTTGACTCGTTGGTACGGGCCGCGGCGGGTGTCGGCGTTGACTGTTCTGACTCTCGCCGCGGGGCTGGCCAGCACCGTGTTCGCCCCGCTGACGGCGCTGCTGGCGGCGCACCTGGGCTGGCGCCACACGTACCTCGTGCTATTGGTGATCCTGGCGGTGATCACGGTTCCCGGGCACCTCTGGGGGTTGCGCGGGCCCTGGCCGCAGGTGGAGCACTACGCCGACGCACACGAGCACATGGATCCGTCGACAGTCGCGCGCAGCGGGGCGTTCCGCACGCTGGTGGTGGCGCTGAGCCTGGCGACGTTCTCCGTGTTCGCGGTTGTGGTCAACCTGGTGCCGCTGCTGACCGAACGCGGTGTCGGCGCGGGCACGGCCGCGGTCGCGCTCGGCCTCGGCGGCGCCGGGCAGGTCCTGGGCCGGCTCGGCTACGCCACCCTGACCCGGCGCACCAGCGTGCGGACCCGCACGGCATTGATCCTGCTCGCCACCTCGCTCACCACCGCCCTGCTGAGCGTGCTCACCTCGACCGCGGCCCTGATCGCGGCGGCGGTCATCGCCGGGATGGCGCGCGGGGTGTTCACCCTGTTGCAGGCCACCGCGATCACCGACCGCTGGGGCGCCGCGCACTACGGCCGGCTCAACGGGCTGCTCTCGGCACCGATGACCATCACCATGGCGCTTGCTCCGTTCGCCGGCGCCGGCCTCGCCTCCCTCTTCGGCGGCTACACCCCCGCGTTCCTCGTCCTCGCCGCGGTCAACGTCGCCGCAGCCGTGCTGGCCTTCGCGGCCAACCCCATCCGGAGAGCCTCGTGA
- a CDS encoding FAD-dependent oxidoreductase gives MGEYPVLVVGGGPVGLAAAAQLLERGLEPLVLERGERAGAAVAEWNHVRLFSSWSELVDSAAGRLLEPRGWVRPDGSGYPTGREWAESYLQPLADVLGDRVQFRSEVVGVARRGRDRVVDSGRAEEPFSVHVRAADGGEWRVLARAVIDASGTWGGVNPLGGEGLPATGEHAAADRIAYRVPDLADPAMRVRYAGAHIVVAGSGHSALTALVALAALAEENAGTRVSWVLRRGGIGNTFGGGEADQLPARGALGLRARAAVEAGLITVVTGFRTEAVERDSAGRLTLVSSAGQRLEEVDEVVTLTGFRPQLEWLSEIRLELDPTLQAPVRLAALVDPNVHSCGTVYPHGAKELRHPEQDFYLAGMKSYGRAPTFLAQTGYEQVRSIAAELAGDHAAAERVELILAETGVCGGAGLFDEAGPGTAGGGCCAPAEPEVLTLSAPPHAEN, from the coding sequence ATGGGCGAGTACCCGGTCTTGGTCGTCGGTGGGGGCCCGGTGGGGCTGGCGGCGGCAGCCCAGCTGCTGGAGCGGGGGCTGGAGCCGCTGGTCCTGGAGCGCGGAGAGCGCGCCGGCGCGGCGGTTGCGGAGTGGAACCACGTCCGGTTGTTCTCGTCGTGGTCGGAGCTGGTGGACTCGGCAGCTGGGCGGTTGTTGGAGCCGAGGGGCTGGGTTCGCCCAGACGGGAGCGGGTATCCGACCGGCCGGGAGTGGGCCGAGTCGTACCTGCAGCCACTGGCGGACGTCCTCGGTGACCGGGTCCAGTTCCGCTCGGAGGTCGTCGGCGTCGCGCGGCGTGGGCGGGACCGGGTGGTGGACAGCGGCCGGGCCGAGGAGCCGTTCTCGGTACACGTGCGCGCCGCGGACGGGGGTGAGTGGCGGGTGCTGGCGCGGGCCGTGATCGACGCGTCCGGCACGTGGGGTGGCGTGAACCCGCTCGGCGGTGAGGGGCTGCCTGCGACCGGGGAGCACGCGGCAGCAGACCGGATTGCCTACCGTGTGCCCGATCTGGCCGACCCGGCGATGCGGGTGCGGTACGCGGGCGCGCACATCGTGGTGGCCGGCAGCGGGCATTCGGCGCTCACCGCGCTGGTGGCGCTGGCCGCGCTCGCCGAGGAGAACGCGGGCACGCGGGTCAGCTGGGTTTTGCGCCGCGGCGGGATCGGGAACACCTTCGGCGGCGGCGAGGCCGACCAGCTCCCGGCGCGCGGTGCGTTGGGGTTGCGCGCGAGGGCCGCGGTGGAGGCCGGGCTGATCACCGTGGTGACCGGGTTCCGCACCGAGGCGGTCGAGCGCGACTCCGCCGGAAGGTTGACGCTGGTGTCCTCGGCCGGGCAACGGCTGGAGGAGGTAGACGAGGTGGTGACCTTGACCGGGTTCCGTCCGCAGCTGGAGTGGCTCTCAGAGATCCGGCTGGAGCTGGACCCGACGTTGCAGGCGCCGGTGCGGCTGGCGGCGCTGGTCGATCCGAACGTGCACTCGTGCGGCACGGTCTACCCGCACGGGGCGAAGGAGCTACGGCACCCCGAGCAGGACTTCTACCTGGCCGGGATGAAGAGCTACGGGCGGGCGCCGACGTTCCTCGCGCAGACCGGCTACGAGCAGGTCCGCAGCATCGCCGCCGAGCTGGCCGGCGACCACGCGGCGGCCGAGCGGGTGGAGCTGATCCTGGCCGAGACCGGGGTCTGCGGTGGTGCCGGGCTGTTCGACGAGGCCGGGCCCGGGACTGCGGGGGGTGGGTGTTGCGCGCCGGCCGAGCCGGAGGTCCTCACGCTGTCAGCGCCTCCTCACGCCGAGAACTGA